Part of the Juglans regia cultivar Chandler chromosome 14, Walnut 2.0, whole genome shotgun sequence genome, ACACATTTACAATGCGTAAAGTTAAGCATTATAtttgaaagtaaataaaaaaaatagtttagaataaataaattatgatcaaACATGTCATGATGAACTCGTATGGTATTCTCTTAGGCCCTCAATTATGATCAAGCTGAACTGTGTAGGTTTTGATTTCTGTATACTAaaacttttgtttaaaaatcaTGATTTAGGAATGGCCCTTGAAGAGTAAGCTTGACCCAAAGATTTACGGCCCTCAAGAATCAGCAATCACTACAGAAATGATTGAGCAACAAATCAAAGGCTTTTGTTCTGTCAAGGAGGTAATTAACACCAGAAAATAGCATAAATGTGATAATTACTTGCACGTGATATATGGTGATATAAATATTgtgttatttaattataactatatatattcattaattatGCAGGCTATAAGTCAGAAGAAGTTGTACATTTTAGACTACCATGATCTATTCTTACCCTTTGTGAGCAAAGTAAGAGAAATTAAAGGCACAACTTTGTATGGATCACGGACGCTCTTCTTTCTTACCCCTGAGGGCACGTTAAGGCCGTTGGCCATTGAGCTAACTCGGCCCCCAATTGATGGAAAGCCACAGTGGAGAGAAGTCTTCACACCTTGTTGGGATGCTACAGGTCTCTGGATGTGGAGGCTTGCCAAAGCTCATGTACTAGCCCACGACTCCGGTTATCACCAACTTGTTAGTCATTGGTATACCTTCCCCGACCCTTAACCCAAGCTAGTATGGAAATATGCCAAAACTTGTTCTATCCATGCACTAAAAAATCAGTTAACTATTAACAAGcggagaaaaatatatattttggaagGATTTTTGTTCAACAAACAATGctataaaataggaaaaagacTGCATTTGTACAAATAAGTTGCTAACATGTTGTATTCTTTTTTCTATTCAATTTCAGGCTAAGAACTCATTGTTGCACAGAACCTTATATAATTGCAACAAACAGACAACTTAGTGCAATCCACCCAATCCACAGACTATTGCTCCCTCATTTTCGATACACTATGGAGATTAATGCTCTCGCTCGAGAATCTCTCATCAATGCAGGAGGGATTATTGAGAGTTCATTTTCACCCGGAAAATATTCAATGGAATTTAGCTCTGTCGCTTATGACCAGCAGTGGCAATTCAACCTGGAGGCACTACCAGCAGATTTACTCAATAGGTGATTTATGATTAACATTTCCTTATTTAAGTTTAATCAGAGTAATCAAGAGGAACACTATGTATTGGCTAATTTAATTAACATTATAGCCAATATGATCTATGATCTCCAAATATATTCACTAATTTCTTGACTTCACTACTTTCTAGGGGACTTGCTGTTGAGGATCCAACTGCTCCGCATGGCCTAAAGCTGACAATTGAGGACTACCCCTTTGCTAATGATGGCCTTGTCCTTTGGGACACCATCAAAGAGTGGGTTAGCGACTATGTCAATTACTATTATCCTAACCCGACAGCCATAGAGTCCGATCAAGAGCTACATGCATGGTGGACAGAAATCCGAACAGTTGGCCATGGTGACAAAAAGGATGAATCATGGTGGCCGGTCCTCAACACCCGAGAAGACCTTATACAAATCATCACAACAATCGTATGGGTGACTTCGGGTCACCATGCAGCCGTGAACTTTGGACAATACACCTACGCTGGTTATTTCCCAAATCGGCCTACCATTGCTAGGAACAATATGCCCTCTGAAGAACCTTCTGAGGAAGTTTTTACCAACTTCTTGAGAAAGCCTGAAGGTGCACTCTTACAATGCTTCCCTTCACAACTTCAAGCAACAAGAGTCATGGTTGTTTTGGACGTACTATCAAATCATTCTCCCGATGAAGAGTATCTAGGGGAGGCAATAGAGCCGGCATGGGCTGAGAATCCACATATAAAGGCAGCCTTTGAGAGATTTAATGGGAGGCTGAAGCAGCTTGAAGGAATTATTGATAAGAGGAATGCCAATAGGGAATTGAAGAATAGAAACGGGGCTGGGATTGTGCCATATGAGCTTTTGAAACCCTTTTCTGAACCTGGAGTGACTGGAAAGGGAGTTCCCTATAGCATTTCCATTTGAaatggaaaatgcatatttcaaaatttgtttcaTAAGTTATAAAGAGCTTGCGTgagttgttatatatatttggaaaaataatacTATGGGATgaaccatatatatttttttgattttgaataaaacttaaaaatatttagcgaCAACAAATTAACCAATATATATGCGCGCATCACCAAACAACCACTCCAAAGAGCTATTTACACACCCGATTAAAGCAACACGATCTTCAACAACCGTTGACATGTTCAATATTGTTAATATAGAAAAAGGTGGGATCTCATATTACAATCTCTCCTGCCCAAATTAATCACATTTGGTGTTTTGTTCATCACACCGCTCCTTTACTTAATCCGAGATCGTTTACAAACTTTTTCTAAAGTTTTGTTGCATACACtttgttaaattatatttatcctttctttctttactAGGaataacaaaacatttcaaatCTGTGAATTGATTGTTCTAAAATTGCAAAGGGCTAGATTAGGCCTGTTCATCCGTTACAGATTTTTTCCCTGCCCGGTCTGGAACCTGGATAAGGTTCCGGCCCGGTACCTGCATAGGAAAACTCGGGAACACCTGGTAcctgtctttttttttcccaatttgaatgttttgatgtttatttttatttttttgttattttctagCAATTAAATAGACGGAaactcaaaaggaaaatatatattatgtccaATGAATCATCCATTTTTTGGTCTTCTTTTTACTATCTTTTCCACATGGCTTTTTATTAGTGATCAAGGAATATGTAGGCtttgctttaaaaaattaagtaaattgagtttgaatgttaaatcaatatttttttcatgaaaaatattcataacatgtaggttttgatatatatatatatatatatatataaaataggtgTTCCGaatttttaaaaaccggtttccATCCGGGTTTTCAGCCTGGGTTTGACCCGAGCTAACCCACTTATAACCCGGTTTAGGTTCCGGCCTAGTTTTGAAACCTGGGTTCCAATTCGTGCTCTCAGACCAGAACCTAGATGAACAATACTAGGTTAGAATATAGTAGTATGATTgataatgaaaaagaagaaagtaatATGTACCTGAGCTGGGCCATCCctaataaatatattgaataatatataaatttcaaagaTTTTGACTCCAAAGTAGtggaaataaaaggaaagaaaaccaaaagaaaaaagagaagcaaTTTTGGGTCAGGTcggaaaattctatttttttatgaaacacAACTATGGCGAGAATTTTGACTGAAAAGTAAATCGGGCCTTAAAAGTATTGCAATCCGTATAAAATTGGGTCAGGCCAGTCATCAAGTCGGGTGAATAGTATTAAATAAACAATGTAAGTATGTCCATTTTTTCCTGTATTCTAGTCCGTGATCCTATGATCAGATCGAATGATTGAAAAAacaatagaatttttcatagttgtgatggTAGTATGATGATAAAGAAGCACAGATTGGAATACTTTTGCGGAGTAGTAGTATGTGCTTCTTATACTATACTaccatcttatttttattttattaaataagatgtgacatatttatcacaattaaatgatcatttattaatgcatatttttttatcatctaatggtgatgaatgtgtCAAATATTACTTAGaatgattaaaataagatgagagtgtggtgtataacattactcattaaataaacaatataactATGTCCTATTTTTCCTTGATTCTAGTCCGTGATCCTATGATCAGATCGATCAAATGATTGAAAATGTATTAATATGCAtatggttagtgtaattgtaaaatatgaaaaaaaaaattaaaaatattattattaaaaaataatattattttattattttgatgaatccaataacGAATCAAATGTGAGGTTATagataaagagattttgaatttatggaaaataaatatattatattaaattttgaaaataattttaatgaatgCCAACGTTATAAGGGTGACTagctagtttttattttatcaccACCCAATGGCTAGAGTTATCTTTGTTGGCGGTAGCCCTGATCTACGTCTACCACTCACGTTAATTAATTTCGCTACACGtagacttttttcttttaccaaaaGAAAACGATAGCACAgctcactacaacacaattgctttttagtgacggttgggaaattgtgacagtccctagaccgtcactaaaaagcattttctgtgacagtttttggaaaccgtcactaaagatagaatgagattttttaacattcgaacgtatgggaaatatgcgttcgaacgtcacatatacgttcgaacgttatgtctgtttacgttggaacgtaaaatattttggcgcaaccgttcgaatgttattaattttacgttcgaacgtaaaatgttttccgccaacatgcgaacgttaattactaacgttcgaacgttcattgtaaatttaaattaaatgactttaatttaaaaattatgtatttttattgtgcataatttgtgaacaagtttaaaaaattgaattgtatatatttatatatacacactttgtaatatataaatatatattattgatttatatatatttgaaatgcagtgatttagtattaaagttgaaaactataacatcaaagaagattaaaaattgaaatgaaaaaacgataaaaatattccataatatttttcgttacaaatattaaaaataaaatacaaaaattgatagaacgtagtaaacaacagtcagatgataacgttatccgcaaaagtcgaactccgtacttcctcagtcaaggtatcaaccttgtcgttgaggatagttacacgatgggtgagttcggcaacagacgccgatatagcctcgagcgatcgatcgatcttatgatcaatatgcgcagtcagctgtgagatgaccgcatcaacccaagcaggccgcacatctcctgcagatgtactcggcgtatgctgactactactcccgacatgacctggctcaggctgcgtcggaggaactagatcctctacagggggtggctgacgtcccctcgcctgtccaatgctacgccgatgcgtggtcatgtcgagggggctcatctgatctttgacccgctcctctggctgggtcggcactccccgtgcaagtaatagtcggctgatgaggacaccatatgggagattatccgtggagacgatgctcgcctcgtaacggatcctctcaaaaatgtgcagtggcaaatctataggatctccacgtgccactcgtatcaaaaattgtgcccgaagccgactaaatgtggttttatgagccacaggatcgacatttgttgcaacaataaggtgcaacatgcggaagaaatgcagcagatggttctggttgaaggcgttcttccgctcgatctgcatgcgatccctcccggtgaggatgtagaaatcttcgtctcggtcatcatcccgagcctcgacgccagtatcctcatcctctgactggcctgcatcatcggctgatgctggctcacatccccggccagtagatgatgcagaagtgcctacatcctcacggggtgttgagtgtgtaaatgtctgagcacctcgatgaatcccgatgtgctcgccgatgacatctgccgatacctcaatggaaacaccgcgtacagtcacggtgtgagaggatgcatccggaggcatgtcacacatccccatatagaattcttgaaccattgaggggtataccttccccctcaatgtgcagatatttccccagcctctactgaggaaaacatctcttaggttcgtctgctgccaacagagttcgtcgaactcattaattaagacctctctctctaccataacagtacgagctccgatacgggcagtgtccgacgtggctccttccctccctcgttttcgtgtatgcagtggaagagccatatcctgaaaatagaaaaggaaaaaaaaattatttagaataatgcatttttttgtattaattttaagatgctctggattaacgttcgaacgttctatctttaacgttcgaacgttaaagataaaaacgttcggacgttaacttatacgttcgcacgtaaaataatgtaaataaatttacgttcaaacgtaaaacaaatacgttcgaatgtacagatgtacgttcgaacataagcagtaaacaaatacgttcgaatttaagttcgaacgtatttgttttacgtgtgaacgtaaatatgaacgtccgaacgtcgaagcatgaataatgtagaaaatcactacgttcggatgttataattaaacgtccgaccgtatgtgatttacgtgcgaaagtaaatattaacgttcgaacgtatgtcgtttaataatattcacgtccgaatgtaagacgattaacgttcgaacgtggaagccgtaacggctcggtaatttaaacgtcgtacgttcgaatgtcttggtgaaacgttcgaacgtttcgacgcagaatggctgagtcgactcagccattattgaaatctcgaaaatttctctacaagggtctaaatgccgaaatgtcaccatgtaaatgaagtatacacttcaagaaacatttctacggtgactattcggccaatgactggtcgtggtggccggaaaatgaagttgaaaatccggtaatatttatccggttttaaaccaaactcaatccaaatgtcaatctaaatctcaataaaatacatgttatttgcataaaagatgaatgcctaccttttagtgacggttgtggcggagttgacggcggcggtgacggcggcgtggcggcaaataacggagaagacgatggatacgggcagggaaatgcgtttcgacgttcggttttggccttatatacatagaacgttcgaacgtacttattattacgttcgaacgtttgtcaatataatatattatattataaatgtttaagttatatattaggatgttatataatattattgacaattagattattggtttttttgtgagtgcttcttatatttataaagtttagcaatatataaaatccgctccgactccgactccgacttgtcggagcggagtcggagcggagtcggatttttttattatttttttttatcttttttaacttcatatttgacccacttttttttttaaaaaaaaatttgtgagcttttaaatttcaattttctcaacattacctgtgggaattaattaaacttttgattataacaagaaatacaactaaataaaacaagtaacataataacatgcattcaaaaattaaaaagaaagtcctattgcaatagaaacgacgccgtattgtatagtagtatactaactaatataaatctattttatatattatatatatatgaaaatttataaaaaaaatatatgatatatattattatatatgaatattaaaaaaaagcaccgaaatattaataataaactaatatacttgatatatatatatatattaaatctctaatctcttatacttgatatatatattatataaatattagttatactaataattatattagtattagttattattaatactatagtgattttaatttagtataactatataatagtattagtataaatattattatattacactagctatatcactgatagtattagtatactaatgtctaatactaatatatcactatagttaatagtatcacatagtaatatagtattagtaattaatactatagtgctttatatagtaatttatatataggcttaaagtggtttactaatagtattagtattaggccataaatctaattattatactaatgtatattagaattactaatatatttatcaaaatgaatatgttgagaatttattaggtcaaaaaatataattaatacaagatattgttatataaaattgatatgaataatactttagttattatacattagtattatatgttattataaatttatagattagtgtttatccattagtatatgtattacaatattacatgttgatgttattatgcatcttagtgtttatagtatattatatatacattagtattacatgctattatatttcgCTCTTCTATCGCTgcgaaaaagtatttgcagcacTTTAGATTGTTGCGAATATCCAAACAATCGCCGTAAATAGAGCATATTTTATTGCAGCGATATTGTTAACGCTGCATATCGTGGCCCCAAGCTTATTTGCGGAGACTTTTTTCGCTGCAAATAGTGGCCCCaagcttatttgcggcgactttaAGGCGCCGCAAAAAACCTCGTTATATGACTTTGTTTTTGGCGTCCAATTATGTTCGCCGcaaatgaataatatttcttttggcGACAAAGTATTAATCGCCGCAAAAATGGACATGCTGGTCTGATTGCTTTGGCGTCCATGttttttcgccgcaaaaaaatttcattatgtAAATAGCGGCGAATtttaaatcgccgcaaatagtatTTTGATCCTAAATTATGCAGTATACATACAGAATGCAAAATTTGTAGTGGGTACCTAATTCCCTGCTCCAACTGATTCACAACATTACCAAATAGCACTTTAATCCAAGTCTTGTATGCATAAAATGTTGtacattaatataaattcaaattctcaTCCAATACATCATCAATACATCATACCCTTTAAGGTTACTATAAACTGGcatatggtgcattaatggAAGGCAATAAAGTCTTACAAATGGGAGCAGCTAATGCATGTCTCTTACAACTTTAAAGTACAGATCAAACATCCACAATCCAAGTGATACAagtataaacaaatataaaaaatatgcttGCTTGGGTGGTGTTCATCCGCAACTTTGAGATATCGATCGTTGATGATTTGCGATGACTTGTATATTGAGGGGCAAAGATCGATGAAAATGTCTGGAATAGGGTTATCGCCGCAAATTTTTACACTGCCTTCTACATTCGCTGCACAAAAGAAATATCCATAAAATGAAAATCtgctattaatataaaaacaaatggtgTACATGAACAAATAATGGGGCAATTAATAGGAAATCTGCAGTGGAGTACACTGCCTTctacattatataatttttttaaagcataaaaCTCACACGATTTCTTGGTAGAAAATATGTAAAACCTATTAATACATTCTaaaccaaaaaaggaaaagaaatcatgtacatgaaccatgatttcttttctacctagctagctacctaatagtaatatatattgttaatctaATTAACAAAGGTATTAAAatggaagtatatatatgtattcaagATCCACATGATCTGTATTAGATCATGTGGTACATTATATTTGCATAtaccacatgcataaaaaaaaatatgattccAAATGTATATATGGCTAGCTCATGTTGACTTTGTACGTATTAGCTCTAGCagctagatatatagatatttcaGCTAAACACGACATTCGTTCTCTACTGATCACAAGCtgcatgtttttttgttttttttcagtttttttctttgttttgaatcTTTGTGAACCTAATCTCTCACTGCTGTTCTGGAAATTCTTGCACTTGTTCTGATTCATgttgtgtattaatttttttctattttcgaaGTTTTCCTTTGCCTAACTTTCCA contains:
- the LOC109002102 gene encoding linoleate 13S-lipoxygenase 2-1, chloroplastic-like, yielding MLKPQPSLQSQFSSSSTQTPSFLLHKPFLHGNGYSIASLPILSMQYSFHKKNKNVRIASVPGNNIKAVATASTDNGDKATSVKAIVTVKLTVGGFLSSLVIDRDDITDLLGKTLLLELVSAQLDPKTGLEKETIKGYAHWKSQDEGEVKFASGFEVPADFGEVGAIFVENEHRQEMYLKDIILNGFPNGPVNVTCDSWVHSKHDYPHKRIFFANKSYLPSETPEGLRRLRKEELVILRGDGKGERKTHERVYDYDVYNDIGDPDSSDDLKRPVLGGKQYPYPRRCRTGRPRSENDPLSEKRSSNVYIPRDESFSEVKQLTFAAKALYSVLHALVPSLEAAMVDGELGFPYFTAIDSLFNEGVNLSPDHKKAQNKVSLLNTLPRLVNSITQAQDEMLRFETPETMDRDKFFWFRDEEFARQTLAGLNPYSIRLVTEWPLKSKLDPKIYGPQESAITTEMIEQQIKGFCSVKEAISQKKLYILDYHDLFLPFVSKVREIKGTTLYGSRTLFFLTPEGTLRPLAIELTRPPIDGKPQWREVFTPCWDATGLWMWRLAKAHVLAHDSGYHQLVSHWLRTHCCTEPYIIATNRQLSAIHPIHRLLLPHFRYTMEINALARESLINAGGIIESSFSPGKYSMEFSSVAYDQQWQFNLEALPADLLNRGLAVEDPTAPHGLKLTIEDYPFANDGLVLWDTIKEWVSDYVNYYYPNPTAIESDQELHAWWTEIRTVGHGDKKDESWWPVLNTREDLIQIITTIVWVTSGHHAAVNFGQYTYAGYFPNRPTIARNNMPSEEPSEEVFTNFLRKPEGALLQCFPSQLQATRVMVVLDVLSNHSPDEEYLGEAIEPAWAENPHIKAAFERFNGRLKQLEGIIDKRNANRELKNRNGAGIVPYELLKPFSEPGVTGKGVPYSISI